From Meiothermus sp. CFH 77666, one genomic window encodes:
- a CDS encoding FadR/GntR family transcriptional regulator: MMRPARIPEKLAKDLEQLLQDGVWRPGDQLPGERDLASRFGVSRSSVREALRILELHGWVDIRQGDGTRVAHPSESFGRRLRSRLHEEDFIAELFEVRRILEPAVAALAAERSDTEGIQRLEELLSQQQSATADLYRFVELDLDFHKTLAEMSQNAVLSEIVVLLAAELRQTRMTATAKRFRPQSTLDEHRKILEAIRASDPEAARKAMLAHLSTVERSAKTKEVGR, translated from the coding sequence ATGATGCGCCCTGCCCGAATTCCCGAGAAGCTGGCCAAAGACCTCGAGCAACTGCTCCAGGACGGCGTATGGCGGCCCGGCGACCAACTGCCGGGGGAGCGCGACCTGGCCAGCCGCTTTGGCGTGAGTCGTTCGTCGGTGCGGGAGGCTTTACGAATTCTGGAGCTCCACGGCTGGGTAGATATTCGCCAGGGAGACGGGACGCGGGTGGCTCACCCCTCGGAGAGCTTTGGCCGACGCCTGCGCTCGAGGCTGCACGAGGAAGATTTCATCGCCGAGCTGTTTGAAGTGCGGCGAATCCTGGAGCCGGCGGTGGCTGCTTTAGCGGCAGAGCGAAGCGATACCGAAGGTATCCAACGCCTTGAAGAACTGCTATCCCAGCAGCAATCGGCAACCGCCGACCTGTACCGGTTTGTAGAGCTGGATCTGGACTTCCACAAGACCCTGGCCGAGATGAGCCAGAATGCCGTATTGAGCGAGATTGTGGTCTTATTGGCGGCGGAGCTGCGCCAGACCCGTATGACCGCCACAGCCAAGCGCTTCCGCCCACAATCCACCCTCGACGAACACCGCAAGATCCTCGAGGCCATTCGGGCTTCCGACCCCGAGGCAGCCCGTAAAGCCATGCTGGCACACCTGAGTACCGTTGAACGCTCGGCAAAAACCAAGGAGGTAGGCAGATGA
- a CDS encoding ABC transporter permease, which produces MNNRTLRAFLANRLAIAGVVILLLLVLGATFAPILVPYSPTATDFSALQQGPSAKHWFGTDQLGRDILSRVFYGARVSLAAGLVSVLIALVLGGLIGLVAGFYGGWIDDVLMRLTDAMLAFPFLVLAIALAAVLGPSLQNTMLAIGVVTTPVFARLIRGQVLSERPRDYVQAAVALGGGDGRIIVRHMLPNILGPLIVQVSLSTATAVLAEATLSFLGLGVQPPTPSWGSMLNDARGYLSQAPHMALFPGLAIFLAVLAFNLIGDGLRDAFDPRTKK; this is translated from the coding sequence ATGAACAACCGCACCCTCCGAGCCTTTCTTGCCAACCGCCTGGCCATTGCCGGGGTGGTCATCTTGCTGCTGCTGGTGCTGGGGGCTACCTTCGCGCCCATCCTGGTACCCTATAGCCCCACCGCCACCGACTTCAGCGCCCTGCAACAGGGGCCTTCGGCCAAGCACTGGTTTGGCACCGACCAGCTAGGGCGGGACATCCTCTCGAGGGTTTTCTATGGGGCTCGAGTCTCGCTGGCGGCAGGTCTGGTCTCGGTGTTGATTGCGCTGGTGCTGGGGGGCCTGATTGGCCTGGTGGCAGGCTTTTACGGCGGGTGGATAGACGATGTGCTGATGCGCCTGACCGATGCCATGCTGGCCTTCCCCTTTCTGGTGCTGGCCATTGCCCTGGCCGCCGTCCTGGGGCCGAGCCTGCAAAACACCATGCTGGCCATTGGGGTGGTCACGACGCCGGTATTCGCCCGCCTCATCCGGGGGCAGGTGCTGTCCGAGCGCCCCCGCGACTACGTGCAGGCGGCGGTGGCTCTGGGCGGGGGCGATGGTCGCATCATAGTGCGGCACATGCTTCCCAACATCCTGGGACCGCTGATTGTGCAGGTGAGTTTGAGCACCGCCACGGCGGTTCTGGCCGAGGCTACGCTGTCTTTCCTGGGGCTGGGGGTACAGCCGCCCACCCCTTCGTGGGGCTCGATGCTCAACGATGCTCGAGGCTACCTCAGCCAGGCACCCCACATGGCCCTGTTCCCCGGTCTGGCCATTTTCCTGGCGGTGCTGGCCTTCAACCTGATAGGGGACGGCCTGCGCGATGCCTTCGACCCGCGCACGAAGAAGTAG
- a CDS encoding ABC transporter permease: MFLFVLRRLVGGLPTLLLVTVMVFALTRVLPGDPARLLLGEEATPELVAQIREELGLNRPILVQYADWLWGLVQGDLGRSIRGNEQVAPIIWQKLPTTLELSFFSLLVAILIGIPAGVLAALRRNTAADASVTVLALSGISIPNFFLGILLIYLFSIRLAWIPPSGYVEPWVDLQKNLLLMLMPAITLGTALAGAIARFTRNSMLEVLSQDYVRTARAKGLEGRVVVYKHALRNAAIPVVTVIGLQLGGLLGGAVVTEQVFSIPGFGRLLVDSVFNRDFPVLQAVVLISALAVFLINVLTDLLYAAIDPRIRYH, translated from the coding sequence GTGTTCCTCTTCGTCCTGCGGCGCCTGGTTGGCGGTTTGCCCACCCTGCTACTGGTCACGGTGATGGTGTTTGCCCTGACCCGGGTTCTGCCGGGTGACCCTGCACGGCTGCTGCTGGGCGAGGAGGCCACGCCGGAGCTGGTGGCCCAGATACGAGAAGAGCTGGGGCTCAACCGGCCCATCCTGGTGCAGTATGCCGACTGGCTGTGGGGCCTGGTGCAGGGCGATTTGGGGCGTTCGATTCGGGGCAACGAACAAGTGGCCCCGATCATCTGGCAAAAACTGCCCACCACTCTCGAGCTCAGCTTTTTCTCGTTGCTGGTGGCCATCCTGATTGGCATTCCGGCGGGGGTGCTGGCCGCCTTGCGAAGAAACACCGCTGCCGATGCCAGCGTGACCGTGCTGGCCCTGTCGGGCATCTCGATTCCTAACTTTTTCCTGGGCATCCTGCTGATCTACTTGTTCAGCATCCGGCTGGCCTGGATTCCCCCTTCGGGCTATGTCGAACCCTGGGTAGACCTGCAAAAGAACCTGCTGCTGATGTTGATGCCTGCCATCACCCTGGGTACGGCGTTGGCCGGTGCGATTGCCCGCTTCACCCGCAACAGCATGTTGGAGGTGCTTTCGCAGGATTATGTACGCACCGCAAGAGCCAAGGGTCTGGAAGGCCGGGTGGTGGTCTACAAGCACGCCCTGCGCAACGCGGCCATTCCCGTCGTGACCGTGATTGGATTGCAACTGGGCGGTCTGCTGGGCGGGGCGGTGGTCACCGAGCAGGTTTTTTCAATTCCCGGCTTTGGGCGCTTGCTGGTGGACTCGGTCTTCAACCGCGACTTTCCGGTCTTGCAGGCAGTGGTGCTGATTTCGGCCCTGGCGGTGTTTCTGATTAACGTGCTGACCGACCTGCTGTACGCGGCCATTGACCCGCGCATCCGCTATCACTGA
- a CDS encoding ABC transporter substrate-binding protein produces MKQWLAAVVLWSLGGLGLAQTVTVGLDADPPNLDPLLSSALVDRQVHNQIYDKLVDLDENLRIVPMLATSWRVEENGTVYVFTLRQGVKFHDGTDFNAEAVKFNLDRYRSAPGSRRSGELSLITNVQVVNPTTVRVTLKEPFAPFLAILSDRSGMMVSPTAAQRLGAEFGNNPVGTGPFKFVERRRQDRIVLARNENYWQRGFPRIEQLVYRPFPDDDVRVANLLSGAVNIITPVAAKDLAAIRNNPNLTVNNFPGIGYQGIWLNHTKGPFTNKALRQAFAATIDRDVVDRVVFLGTALPSNGPFPPGTLAYDKGIAVPKRDLALARQKLAEGSRPQGFSFTLTIAPGPVLAQLAQVYQAMAAEAGIQVRIEQVEFGTLLDRAAKLELEAVAVGWSGRPDPDGNIYDFVRCKAANNYSGYCNARVDNLLNRARTVRLPEARRDLYSQITKIIQEDLPYIYVYHPQTTIGLSRRLSGIPVIPDGILRFRGVSLGAQ; encoded by the coding sequence ATGAAACAGTGGTTGGCAGCAGTTGTTCTTTGGAGCCTGGGGGGTCTGGGGCTGGCCCAGACTGTCACGGTGGGGTTGGACGCCGATCCACCCAACCTCGACCCCCTGCTTTCTTCGGCACTGGTAGATCGGCAGGTGCACAACCAGATTTACGACAAACTGGTAGACCTGGACGAAAACCTGCGCATCGTGCCCATGCTGGCCACAAGCTGGCGGGTGGAGGAAAACGGAACGGTGTATGTGTTCACCTTGCGCCAGGGGGTCAAGTTCCACGATGGCACCGACTTTAACGCCGAGGCGGTCAAGTTCAACCTTGACCGCTACCGCAGCGCACCGGGTTCGCGCCGCTCGGGTGAGCTCTCGCTCATCACCAACGTGCAGGTAGTCAACCCCACCACCGTGCGGGTTACCCTGAAGGAGCCCTTTGCACCCTTCCTGGCCATCCTTTCCGACCGTTCGGGCATGATGGTCAGCCCGACCGCTGCTCAAAGACTGGGGGCAGAGTTTGGCAACAACCCGGTCGGCACCGGCCCCTTTAAGTTTGTGGAGCGTCGGCGGCAAGACCGTATTGTGCTGGCCCGCAACGAAAACTACTGGCAGCGGGGCTTCCCCCGCATCGAACAACTGGTCTATCGCCCCTTCCCCGACGATGATGTGCGGGTGGCCAACCTGCTTTCGGGCGCTGTGAACATCATCACCCCCGTAGCTGCCAAAGACCTGGCGGCCATTCGTAACAACCCCAACCTGACCGTCAACAACTTCCCCGGTATCGGCTACCAGGGTATCTGGCTCAACCACACCAAAGGCCCCTTCACCAACAAAGCCCTGCGGCAGGCGTTTGCCGCGACCATTGACCGCGATGTGGTAGACCGGGTGGTATTCCTGGGTACAGCCCTCCCCTCCAACGGGCCCTTCCCGCCCGGCACGCTGGCCTACGATAAAGGCATTGCAGTCCCTAAGCGCGACCTGGCTCTGGCCCGGCAGAAGCTGGCTGAAGGGAGTCGTCCGCAAGGGTTTAGCTTCACCCTGACCATCGCCCCTGGCCCGGTACTGGCCCAACTGGCCCAGGTCTACCAGGCCATGGCTGCCGAAGCGGGCATTCAGGTTCGCATCGAACAGGTGGAGTTTGGCACCCTGCTCGACCGGGCGGCCAAGCTGGAGCTCGAGGCCGTGGCGGTGGGCTGGAGTGGTCGCCCCGACCCCGACGGTAACATCTACGACTTTGTGCGCTGTAAAGCTGCCAACAACTACTCCGGCTACTGCAATGCTCGAGTGGATAACCTGCTGAACCGGGCCCGCACCGTGCGCTTGCCGGAAGCCCGCCGCGACCTGTACAGCCAGATCACCAAAATCATCCAGGAAGACCTGCCCTACATCTACGTGTACCACCCCCAGACCACCATCGGCCTGAGCCGCCGCCTGAGCGGAATTCCGGTTATACCCGACGGCATCCTGCGTTTCCGCGGTGTGAGCCTGGGCGCTCAGTAG